One Helianthus annuus cultivar XRQ/B chromosome 7, HanXRQr2.0-SUNRISE, whole genome shotgun sequence genomic region harbors:
- the LOC110942028 gene encoding RNA-binding protein 39 isoform X1, with protein MDFDEYDYLEKTVDEPDNRNGSSSKTKDDKGHRRKHREDDVEDQKKRSKADDDNGGSRKDRDRERSREERSERHRSHGRDEDRERDRRRSSRERRDRDKDRDRDRDRDRERRSRSHSRHEREREKDRERERERERELESRESRRLKDKKEVLEPEADPERDQRTVFAYQMPLKATEWDVYEFFSKAGKVRDVRLIMDRNSRRSKGVGYIEFYDAMSVPMAIALSGHLLLGQPVMVKPSEAEKNLVQSTATSGAAGVGGPYGAADRKLYVGNLHFNMTELQLKQIFEAFGPVELVQLPTDPETGHCKGFGFVQFAQLEHAKAAQSLNGKLEIAGRTIKVSSVTEHIAAQDTGAKAADFDDDDGGGLALNAQSRAMLMAKLDRSGITSGLPGSLGAPIVNGSVPTALPGALPMNVPAATLPVPVLPTQIVSPVASEPIGNPSECLLLKNMFDPATEADPEFDLDIKDDVEEECSNYGRVKHIYVDKNSAGYVYLRFDSVEGAARAQQAMHKRWFARRLISAIFLQPYEYDAKFKGTA; from the exons ATGGACTTCGACGAATACGACTACTTAGAGAAGACGGTCGACGAGCCTGACAACCGGAACGGTTCATCATCGAAGACCAAAGACGACAAAGGTCACCGGCGGAAGCATAGAGAAGACGATGTTGAAGATCAGAAGAAGAGAAGCAAAGCCGATGATGACAACGGTGGAAGCAGAAAGGATAGAGATAGAGAACGTAGCCGTGAGGAAAGGTCAGAGCGCCACAGAAGTCATGGTAGGGATGAGGACAGAGAAAGAGATCGTCGGAGAAGCAGTAGGGAGAGGAGAGACAGAGATAAAGATAGGGATAGGGATAGGGATAGGGATAGGGAGAGGAGGAGCCGCAGTCACTCGAGGCATGAACGCGAACGAGAGAAGGatagggagagggagagagaaagagaaagagaattGGAGTCAAGAGAGAGCAG GAGGTTGAAGGATAAGAAAGAAGTACTAGAGCCTGAAGCAGATCCAGAAAGGGACCAAAGAACTGTTTTTGCTTACCAG ATGCCCCTGAAGGCAACTGAATGGGATGTTTACGAGTTCTTTTCAAAAGCGGGGAAG GTGAGAGATGTGCGATTGATCATGGATAGGAATTCACGACGATCAAAAGGAGTTGG GTACATTGAGTTCTATGATGCAATGTCTGTTCCCATGGCGATTGCTCTATCTGGTCATCTACTTCTTGGGCAACCCGTTATGGTTAAGCCTTCAGAGGCTGAGAAGAACCTTGTCCAATCAACTGCTACAAGTGGAGCAGCAGGCGTTGGCGGACCCTATGGTGCCGCTGATCGGAAGCTGTATGTGGGAAATTTACATTTCAACATGACCGAGCTGCAGCTAAAGCAG ATTTTTGAAGCTTTTGGACCTGTGGAGCTTGTGCAACTCCCCACTGATCCCGAGACAGGGCACTGTAAAGGTTTTGGCTTTGTTCAA TTTGCTCAACTTGAACATGCAAAGGCAGCACAAAGTTTGAATGGGAAGCTTGAGATTGCGGGTCGGACAATTAAG GTATCTTCAGTTACAGAGCACATTGCTGCACAAGACACTGGGGCAAAAGCAGCGGactttgatgatgatgatggtggaggCTTG GCACTTAATGCTCAATCAAGAGCGATGCTAATGGCAAAGCTTGACCGCAGTGGCATTACCTCAGG TCTCCCTGGATCTCTTGGAGCACCTATAGTTAACGGATCTGTTCCGACGGCCCTACCTGGTGCTTTGCCGATGAATGTGCCAGCAGCTACACTTCCCGTTCCTGTTTTGCCAACCCAAATTGTTTCTCCTGTTGCTTCAGAACCCATTGGAAACCCAAGCGAGTGCTTGCTGCTAAAGAATATGTTCGACCCTGCTACAGAG GCTGACCCAGAGTTTGATTTGGATATCAAAGATGACGTGGAAGAAGAGTGTTCCAACTATGGACGGGTGAAGCACATTTATGTTGACAA GAACAGTGCTGGTTATGTGTATCTACGATTTGATAGTGTGGAGGGAGCTGCACGAGCTCAACAGGCAATGCACAAGAGATGGTTTGCTCGTAGGTTGATTTCAGCCATTTTTTTG CAACCATACGAGTATGATGCCAAGTTCAAAGGTACTGCGTGA
- the LOC110942028 gene encoding RNA-binding protein 39 isoform X2, which translates to MLKIRRREAKPMMTTVEAERIEIENVAVRKGQSATEVMVGMRTEKEIVGEAVGRGETEIKIGIGIGIGIGRGGAAVTRGMNANERRIGRGREKEKENWSQERADSLCTSCFHKKVTADYPTVSALDFFTYCAVSCFHDRRLKDKKEVLEPEADPERDQRTVFAYQMPLKATEWDVYEFFSKAGKVRDVRLIMDRNSRRSKGVGYIEFYDAMSVPMAIALSGHLLLGQPVMVKPSEAEKNLVQSTATSGAAGVGGPYGAADRKLYVGNLHFNMTELQLKQIFEAFGPVELVQLPTDPETGHCKGFGFVQFAQLEHAKAAQSLNGKLEIAGRTIKVSSVTEHIAAQDTGAKAADFDDDDGGGLALNAQSRAMLMAKLDRSGITSGLPGSLGAPIVNGSVPTALPGALPMNVPAATLPVPVLPTQIVSPVASEPIGNPSECLLLKNMFDPATEADPEFDLDIKDDVEEECSNYGRVKHIYVDKNSAGYVYLRFDSVEGAARAQQAMHKRWFARRLISAIFLQPYEYDAKFKGTA; encoded by the exons ATGTTGAAGATCAGAAGAAGAGAAGCAAAGCCGATGATGACAACGGTGGAAGCAGAAAGGATAGAGATAGAGAACGTAGCCGTGAGGAAAGGTCAGAGCGCCACAGAAGTCATGGTAGGGATGAGGACAGAGAAAGAGATCGTCGGAGAAGCAGTAGGGAGAGGAGAGACAGAGATAAAGATAGGGATAGGGATAGGGATAGGGATAGGGAGAGGAGGAGCCGCAGTCACTCGAGGCATGAACGCGAACGAGAGAAGGatagggagagggagagagaaagagaaagagaattGGAGTCAAGAGAGAGCAG ATTCCTTGTGCACTTCATGTTTCCACAAAAAGGTAACGGCAGATTATCCAACAGTGTCTGCccttgatttttttacttattgTGCTGTAAGTTGTTTCCATGACAGGAGGTTGAAGGATAAGAAAGAAGTACTAGAGCCTGAAGCAGATCCAGAAAGGGACCAAAGAACTGTTTTTGCTTACCAG ATGCCCCTGAAGGCAACTGAATGGGATGTTTACGAGTTCTTTTCAAAAGCGGGGAAG GTGAGAGATGTGCGATTGATCATGGATAGGAATTCACGACGATCAAAAGGAGTTGG GTACATTGAGTTCTATGATGCAATGTCTGTTCCCATGGCGATTGCTCTATCTGGTCATCTACTTCTTGGGCAACCCGTTATGGTTAAGCCTTCAGAGGCTGAGAAGAACCTTGTCCAATCAACTGCTACAAGTGGAGCAGCAGGCGTTGGCGGACCCTATGGTGCCGCTGATCGGAAGCTGTATGTGGGAAATTTACATTTCAACATGACCGAGCTGCAGCTAAAGCAG ATTTTTGAAGCTTTTGGACCTGTGGAGCTTGTGCAACTCCCCACTGATCCCGAGACAGGGCACTGTAAAGGTTTTGGCTTTGTTCAA TTTGCTCAACTTGAACATGCAAAGGCAGCACAAAGTTTGAATGGGAAGCTTGAGATTGCGGGTCGGACAATTAAG GTATCTTCAGTTACAGAGCACATTGCTGCACAAGACACTGGGGCAAAAGCAGCGGactttgatgatgatgatggtggaggCTTG GCACTTAATGCTCAATCAAGAGCGATGCTAATGGCAAAGCTTGACCGCAGTGGCATTACCTCAGG TCTCCCTGGATCTCTTGGAGCACCTATAGTTAACGGATCTGTTCCGACGGCCCTACCTGGTGCTTTGCCGATGAATGTGCCAGCAGCTACACTTCCCGTTCCTGTTTTGCCAACCCAAATTGTTTCTCCTGTTGCTTCAGAACCCATTGGAAACCCAAGCGAGTGCTTGCTGCTAAAGAATATGTTCGACCCTGCTACAGAG GCTGACCCAGAGTTTGATTTGGATATCAAAGATGACGTGGAAGAAGAGTGTTCCAACTATGGACGGGTGAAGCACATTTATGTTGACAA GAACAGTGCTGGTTATGTGTATCTACGATTTGATAGTGTGGAGGGAGCTGCACGAGCTCAACAGGCAATGCACAAGAGATGGTTTGCTCGTAGGTTGATTTCAGCCATTTTTTTG CAACCATACGAGTATGATGCCAAGTTCAAAGGTACTGCGTGA
- the LOC110942028 gene encoding RNA-binding protein 39 isoform X3 produces MCSQIPCALHVSTKRRLKDKKEVLEPEADPERDQRTVFAYQMPLKATEWDVYEFFSKAGKVRDVRLIMDRNSRRSKGVGYIEFYDAMSVPMAIALSGHLLLGQPVMVKPSEAEKNLVQSTATSGAAGVGGPYGAADRKLYVGNLHFNMTELQLKQIFEAFGPVELVQLPTDPETGHCKGFGFVQFAQLEHAKAAQSLNGKLEIAGRTIKVSSVTEHIAAQDTGAKAADFDDDDGGGLALNAQSRAMLMAKLDRSGITSGLPGSLGAPIVNGSVPTALPGALPMNVPAATLPVPVLPTQIVSPVASEPIGNPSECLLLKNMFDPATEADPEFDLDIKDDVEEECSNYGRVKHIYVDKNSAGYVYLRFDSVEGAARAQQAMHKRWFARRLISAIFLQPYEYDAKFKGTA; encoded by the exons ATGTGTTCACAGATTCCTTGTGCACTTCATGTTTCCACAAAAAG GAGGTTGAAGGATAAGAAAGAAGTACTAGAGCCTGAAGCAGATCCAGAAAGGGACCAAAGAACTGTTTTTGCTTACCAG ATGCCCCTGAAGGCAACTGAATGGGATGTTTACGAGTTCTTTTCAAAAGCGGGGAAG GTGAGAGATGTGCGATTGATCATGGATAGGAATTCACGACGATCAAAAGGAGTTGG GTACATTGAGTTCTATGATGCAATGTCTGTTCCCATGGCGATTGCTCTATCTGGTCATCTACTTCTTGGGCAACCCGTTATGGTTAAGCCTTCAGAGGCTGAGAAGAACCTTGTCCAATCAACTGCTACAAGTGGAGCAGCAGGCGTTGGCGGACCCTATGGTGCCGCTGATCGGAAGCTGTATGTGGGAAATTTACATTTCAACATGACCGAGCTGCAGCTAAAGCAG ATTTTTGAAGCTTTTGGACCTGTGGAGCTTGTGCAACTCCCCACTGATCCCGAGACAGGGCACTGTAAAGGTTTTGGCTTTGTTCAA TTTGCTCAACTTGAACATGCAAAGGCAGCACAAAGTTTGAATGGGAAGCTTGAGATTGCGGGTCGGACAATTAAG GTATCTTCAGTTACAGAGCACATTGCTGCACAAGACACTGGGGCAAAAGCAGCGGactttgatgatgatgatggtggaggCTTG GCACTTAATGCTCAATCAAGAGCGATGCTAATGGCAAAGCTTGACCGCAGTGGCATTACCTCAGG TCTCCCTGGATCTCTTGGAGCACCTATAGTTAACGGATCTGTTCCGACGGCCCTACCTGGTGCTTTGCCGATGAATGTGCCAGCAGCTACACTTCCCGTTCCTGTTTTGCCAACCCAAATTGTTTCTCCTGTTGCTTCAGAACCCATTGGAAACCCAAGCGAGTGCTTGCTGCTAAAGAATATGTTCGACCCTGCTACAGAG GCTGACCCAGAGTTTGATTTGGATATCAAAGATGACGTGGAAGAAGAGTGTTCCAACTATGGACGGGTGAAGCACATTTATGTTGACAA GAACAGTGCTGGTTATGTGTATCTACGATTTGATAGTGTGGAGGGAGCTGCACGAGCTCAACAGGCAATGCACAAGAGATGGTTTGCTCGTAGGTTGATTTCAGCCATTTTTTTG CAACCATACGAGTATGATGCCAAGTTCAAAGGTACTGCGTGA
- the LOC110942026 gene encoding uncharacterized protein LOC110942026, producing the protein MSTNIDPKKTKQKTKIPCPCINCLNHYSLPLDEVDHHLFNKGIDPNYTRWIKHGEKDEPVKNVLHTEYFDTEIPTDATETIEMVNATEDNFTEDYEKLQELLVDAEKPLYKGCPNFTKLSALVQLVNLKSKHGVSDKCFTELLVLLKKMLPEGNEMVNNTYEAKKTMKAMGSGYTRIHVCINDCILYRKEYKDLVVCPTCGKSRWKVDENTKIMYENIPAKVMWYFPIIPRLKRLFQAKSIAKDLLWHATSSKKPGVLRHPSDSPAWQAIDNQFPEIADDPRNLRLGISTDGVDVNRGNRNHSVWPVLAVIYNLPPWLCMKRRFIMLSVLISGTPGNDIDVFLDPLIDDLQLLFEEGVETYDAYAQEKFILRAVVLWTINDYPALGTLCGCPYSGFHGCVVCRKETQCCRLPFSSKQSYAGHRRYLPYNHPFRKQTKAFNGKQEWGTTTNPMTGEEIFNEVKYVKNIWGKGFKDKVSGILETSTGRGGKTIKRKRNTSKECDSSNSGHKEPTYWKKFNIWYRRLRYWRYNCVQHCIDFMHIEKNVAESIVGTLLNVPGKTKDGLNARLDLAHFGLKQELQAKKQGNKTILPAACYTLTKDEKDKFCETLYNLRVPQGYCSNFSSLVNRKDRKLVGLKSHDYHMLMQQFLPIAIRSIMPEPTRYAIIRFCFFFKSICSKEIRVEELDKLQEELCVTLCLLEKYFPPSFFDIMIHLTVHLTREVKLCGPICFRWMYPFERCMKVIKGHVRNKTYPEGCIAEENIAEETIEFFSEYQKNMKTIGIPPYKYKTSENDNGEGNPLSAGKPVLVSPELFLKAHFYVLQNTPEIVPYIEQHMTFLKNRHGGKPQAWLEKEHNTTFGHWLRNKVEKELAVSTESISETVKWISHGAHSNVLKYDVYEINGYTFRTKARDGGVYQNSGVGVEATDMHISKEVVTYRKNFYYGVLREIWVLDYHIKRIPLFLCDWVENRNGVKQDSLGYTLVELNKLGHKDDPFILASQARQVFYVKDQLDKKMSIVFMTPPKNYRDSYDDVDEEFSTVIFPHNDNILPRVDPLDMGNESRDDYYRTDCNGIVLRNAD; encoded by the exons ATGTCGACGAACATCGACCcaaaaaaaactaaacaaaaaacaaaaattcCATGTCCATGTATAAATTGTTTAAACCACTACTCTCTTCCTTTGGATGAAGTGGATCATCACTTGTTCAATAAGGGAATTGATCCAAATTATACAAGGTGGATAAAACATGGAGAAAAAGATGAGCCAGTTAAAAATGTGCTTCATACAGAGTATTTTGACACCGAAATTCCAACAGATGCCACGGAAACAATAGAAATGGTAAATGCCACAGAAGATAATTTCACAGAGGACTATGAGAAGCTTCAGGAACTACTTGTTGATGCTGAGAAGCCCCTTTATAAAGGATGTCCTAACTTCACAAAGTTGTCCGCACTAGTTCAACTAGTCAACTTGAAGAGTAAGCATGGAGTCTCAGATAAGTGCTTTACTGAACTTCTAGTTTTGTTGAAAAAGATGCTACCTGAAGGTAACGAAATGGTTAACAATACATATGAGGCAAAAAAGACAATGAAGGCAATGGGTTCAGGATATACAAGGATACATGTATGCATCAACGACTGCATTCTTTACAGGAAGGAGTACAAAGACTTGGTTGTATGTCCAACTTGTGGGAAGTCAAGGTGGAAGGTGGATGAGAACACTAAAATAATGTATGAAAATATTCCTGCAAAGGTAATGTGGTACTTTCCCATAATACCACGATTGAAACGACTCTTTCAAGCTAAGAGTATAGCAAAAGATTTATTATGGCACGCCACCAGTTCCAAAAAACCCGGTGTTTTACGCCACCCATCAGATTCACCTGCATGGCAAGCCATAGATAACCAATTTCCCGAAATTGCTGACGATCCAAGAAATCTTCGGCTTGGCATTTCCACAGATGGGGTTGACGTAAATAGAGGTAATAGAAATCATAGTGTTTGGCCGGTTTTAGCTGTCATTTACAACCTTCCGCCTTGGTTGTGTATGAAAAGAAGGTTTATCATGCTTTCGGTACTAATATCGGGAACGCCTGGAAACGATATTGATGTGTTTTTGGATCCTTTGATTGATGATCTACAACTCTTATTTGAAGAAGGAGTTGAAACATATGACGCCTATGCACAAGAAAAATTTATCCTACGTGCAGTTGTTTTATGGACGATTAATGATTACCCTGCTCTTGGTACACTATGTGGCTGCCCTTATAGTGGATTCCATGGTTGTGTAGTGTGTCGAAAAGAAACTCAATGTTGTAGACTTCCTTTCTCATCCAAGCAGAGTTATGCTGGTCACAGAAGATATCTACCATATAACCATCCTTTCAGAAAGCAAACGAAGGCGTTCAATGGAAAACAAGAATGGGGAACTACTACAAATCCTATGACCGGGGAAGAAATATTCAACGAGGTTAAATACGTTAAGAATATATGGGGGAAAGGATTTAAGGATAAAGTATCAGGAATCCTAGAAACTTCTACTGGAAGAGGGGGGAAGACAATTAAGAGAAAAAGGAACACATCAAAAGAGTGTGATAGTTCAAATTCCGGACATAAAGAACCGACCTATTggaagaaattcaacatatggTATCGACGACTTAGGTATTGGCGGTATAATTGTGTCCAACATTGTATTGATTTCATGCACATTGAAAAGAATGTGGCTGAGAGTATTGTCGGAACATTGCTAAACGTTCCAGGAAAGACGAAAGATGGATTGAATGCTCGATTGGATCTGGCGCATTTTGGGTTAAAACAAGAGTTGCAGGCTAAAAAACAAGGCAACAAAACAATACTTCCTGCAGCATGTTACACATTAACGAAAGATGAAAAAGACAAGTTTTGTGAAACATTATACAACTTAAGGGTTCCACAAGGGTATTGTTCTAATTTTTCTAGTTTGGTGAATCGAAAGGATAGGAAACTTGTGGGACTTAAATCACATGATTATCATATGCTTATGCAACAGTTTTTGCCCATTGCAATACGGTCTATCATGCCGGAACCCACAAGATATGCTATTATCAGGTTTTGCTTTTTTTTCAAATCAATATGTAGCAAAGAAATCAGGGTAGAAGAACTAGATAAGTTGCAAGAAGAGCTTTGTGTGACACTGTGTCTGCTCGAGAAATATTTTCCCCCATCCTTTTTCGATATTATGATTCATTTAACTGTGCACCTTACTAGGGAGGTAAAATTATGCGGGCCAATATGCTTTCGGTGGATGTATCCCTTTGAAAGGTGCATGAAGGTTATTAAAGGGCATGTGCGAAACAAAACTTATCCAGAAGGATGCATTGCTGAGGAGAATATTGCAGAAGAAACAATTGAGTTTTTCAGCGAATACCAAAAAAACATGAAGACTATTGGCATTCCACCATATAAGTATAAGACATCTGAAAATGATAACGGGGAAGGAAATCCTTTGTCAGCCGGTAAACCAGTTCTGGTTTCTCCGGAACTCTTCTTGAAAGCACATTTCTATGTTTTGCAAAATACGCCCGAAATTGTGCCTTATATTGA ACAACACATGACCTTTTTGAAAAACCGACATGGTGGTAAACCACAAGCGTGGCTGGAGAAAGAGCATAACACAACGTTTGGTCACTGGTTACGTAACAAG GTTGAAAAAGAGTTAGCGGTTTCCACTGAAAGTATATCAGAAACCGTAAAGTGGATTTCACATGGAGCACACAGCAACGTATTAAAATACGATGTATATGAAATCAATGGATATACATTTCGTACAAAAGCTCGTGACGGTGGAGTTTACCAAAACAGTGGGGTTGGTGTAGAGGCAACTGACATGCACATTTCTAAAGAAGTAGTAACCTACAGAAAAAACTTCTATTATGGGGTATTACGAGAGATCTGGGTACTAGATTATCATATTAAAAGAATTCCTCTTTTCTTGTGCGACTGGGTTGAAAATAGAAACGGGGTCAAACAAGATAGTCTTGGTTACACGTTGGTTGAACTTAACAAATTAGGCCACAAGGATGATCCGTTCATTTTGGCCTCACAAGCACGACAGGTGTTTTATGTTAAAGACCAGCTGGATAAAAAAATGTCTATTGTCTTTATGACACCTCCCAAAAACTATAGAGATTCGTATGACGACGTTGATGAGGAATTTAGTACTGTAATTTTTCCTCACAATGATAATATATTGCCACGTGTAGATCCACTTGACATGGGTAATGAATCCCGCGATGATTATTACAGAACCGACTGTAACGGTATAGTTTTACGTAATGCCGATTGA
- the LOC110942025 gene encoding uncharacterized protein LOC110942025: protein MEVEEESDFSDRDLTGESESDFSDMDLTAHKTKTPKRGLTRLPKMRTAFTNSGGKKHKVTFDELQKFSGEYRSEFSSFLGDLVREHVGFRFLAWKTVPTEVKDKLWEEITRFYDIDACRRRFVMTRLGDLLRNFRRKVYAGYIVPNLGKPKKLARIPKRYRSMVEQTDWDKFVTYTQSDEFKDVSNKRKTARSKYVYDHHLGRGGYAYLREKLVQNNELSVDEIPSRALMWRKARENKNGEYKNVDVKDIADKIIDTETQIKDGSVNLDPGTDALTLVFGKEKGGYLKGVGYGVTSSRYWQSPRTKGSSKERIAQLEFQLHNERLERGKKDEQIKTLSMQMAETNNTLNQVLAHLAAQGQTLQICSLSADKMSQTQVNSLDKHDGSKHKANATASKIVQKEMAPTVKSMNNSTGSKDNTNVTTSNISSKVVQTEVTSHANTSKMVQKEMITENVKTRKKGVLSTQETSLLGTSSQLESQENIHNTHSTNVLEIKCTLYTINMNNCVAYGTIHLSTGKQSIHGVPLQDNCYRVSIDKVVKEAAFLPVESCEVKTVGDALNTFVAWPKYLVKTSQKIPNLSSIQTQNTTTQVAKKQKMCFTTLDDIKKQGARRTRKTL, encoded by the exons ATGGAAGTTGAAGAAGAAAGCGATTTCTCGGATAGGGATTTGACAGGTGAATCTGAAAGCGATTTCTCGGATATGGATTTGACAGCACACAAAACAAAAACACCAAAGAGGGGGTTGACCAGGTTACCAAAAATGCGAACAGCATTTACAAACTCGGGTGGAAAAAAACACAAAGTTACATTTGATGAATTGCAGAAGTTTTCTGGGGAAtacagatcagaattttcaagTTTTTTGGGAGACCTAGTAAGAGAACATGTCGGATTTAGGTTTTTAGCATGGAAAACAGTGCCAACAGAAGTAAAGGATAAACTGTGGGAGGAAATAACG CGTTTTTATGACATTGATGCATGTCGTAGGCGTTTTGTAATGACTCGGCTTGGTGACCTGCTTCGAAATTTTAGAAGAAAAGTATATGCGGGATACATAGTACCTAACTTAGGTAAACCAAAGAAACTTGCACGAATTCCTAAGAGGTATCGTTCAATGGTGGAGCAAACAGACTGGGACAAGTTTGTAACATATACACAATCAGACGAGTTTAAG GATGTGTCAAATAAGAGAAAAACAGCACGATCAAAATACGTTTATGATCATCACTTGGGACGAGGAGGGTATGCTTATCTAAGAGAAAAACTG GTACAAAATAACGAACTTTCAGTTGATGAGATCCCCTCTCGTGCTTTAATGTGGAGGAAAGCAAGGGAAAACAAAAATGGAGAATACAAGAATGTTGATGTAAAAGACATAGCTGATAAAATA ATTGACACTGAAACGCAAATTAAAGATGGATCCGTGAACCTTGATCCGGGCACGGATGCACTCACATTAGTATTTGGCAAAGAAAAAGGTGGGTATTTAAAAGGTGTTGGTTATGGAGTGACTTCTAGTAGATATTGGCAGAGTCCTCGAACAAAAGGATCATCAAAAGAACGAATTGCACAACTGGAGTTTCAACTACATAACGAGAGACTTGAGCGTGGGAAAAAAGATGAACAAATTAAGACCCTTTCGATGCAGATGGCAGAAACAAATAACACACTTAATCAAGTTTTAGCTCATCTGGCTGCACAAGGACAAACATTACAAATATGTTCATTATCTGCAGACAAAATGTCACAAACACAA GTAAATTCTTTGGATAAACATGACGGATCAAAGCATAAGGCCAATGCTACCGCATCTAAAATAGTGCAAAAAGAAATGGCACCAACG GTAAAATCTATGAACAATAGTACTGGATCAAAGGACAATACTAATGTTACCACATCTAACATATCAAGTAAAGTAGTGCAAACAGAAGTCACTTCTCATGCTAACACTTCTAAAATGGTGCAAAAAGAAATGATAACG GAAAAtgtgaaaactagaaaaaaaGGTGTTTTGTCTACGCAAGAGACTTCACTTCTTGGGACATCATCGCAGTTGGAATCACAAGAAAATATACATAATACACATTCAACAAATGTTCTAGAG atcaAGTGTACTCTATATACTATAAATATGAACAACTGTGTGGCTTATGGTACAATTCATTTGTCAACGGGAAAACAAAGCATTCATGGAGTTCCACTACAAGATAATTGCTATAGAGTTTCTATTGATAAAGTTGTAAAAGAAGCAGCATTTCTACCGGTAGAATCATGTGAGGTCAAAACAGTTGGGGATGCACTAAATACTTTTGTTGCTTGGCCAAAATACCTTGTCAAAACTAGCCAAAAG ATACCAAATCTATCAAGCATTCAAACACAAAACACTACAACTCAAGTCGCTAAAAAGCAAAAGATGTGTTTTACAACGCTAGATGACATCAAAAAACAGGGAGCAAGAAGAACAAGAAAAACACTTTAA